In Nitrospinaceae bacterium, the genomic stretch CCCACAACGAAAAAATCACGGGAATGAGAATCAGCGTGAAGATGGTGGAGGTGGCCAGCCCGCCGAGCACCGCCGCGCCCAGGCCGCGATAAAGCTCGCTTCCTGAGCCCGAGGAGACAACCAGCGGCAACATGCCGAGAACCGTGGTGGTCATCGTCATGAATATCGGGCGCATGCGATCTCGGACGCTTTCAAGAATGGCCGTGCGCATCTCCATCCCCGAGCGGAAATGGTTGAGCGCCTGATGGACCAAAAGAATGGCGTTGTTCACGACAATGCCGGTGAGGATAATGAACCCGAGCATGACGAGCGTGTCCATCTTGATCGAGGGCTCGATGTAGTTCATTAAACTGACCGCAAGAACACCACCCGTTGAGGCGAGCGGGACCGAGAACATGATTATGAGGGGATAGCTCCAGGCCTCAAAAAGCGCGGCCATGAGCAGATAAGTAATAACGAGGGCGAGGAGGAAAGACCATTTAAGCGCATTCCATGTGCGCTCAAGGTCTTTTGCCCGGCCGCCCACCTCGACAGAATAGCCAAGCGGCAGCTTGGCCCGGATGGGATCGATAACCTCACGCCTCATGCGCTCAATAGCAATTTGAAGGGGTAGCTCATCCGCAAGGTTCACCGTGAGCGTCACAGAGCGATAGCGGTCGATGTGTTCGATTTTCGTCGGGCCCAGCGCTTGTCTGATCTCGGCGATTTCGCTTAGTTGAACGGACCTGCCGTCGGGGGTGTAGAGGGTGATCTGTGAGAGTTCCTGTGTTCGGGTGAACCTCGTCTGGGAGCCCCTAAGCACGATATCGAGCTCTTTGCCCTGATCGCGGAAAAGCCCAGCCCGTGTTCCGTTCACCAATGTTTCGACGATGTCGCCCAACTCTGTGACCGAGAGTCCTAAGTCTGCCGCTTTTTCGCGGTCCACGTGAATCTGAAGCTCGGGATTCCCTAAGTCAAAACTACTATTGGCAAATCGCACACCGGGAAGGCGGCGGGCCTTTTCGGCTACCTCACCGGCGATTCGCTGTATCTCCTCAAGGCTGTCGCCCGTGACATCCACGTTCAGGTTGATTCCTCCGATGAAGCCCGAGCCCCGTCGCCGGAAAAGGGATACCTGCGTAACAAAAGCACGGATGCCGGGGATTCCCTGCACCAACCCGAATAATTTTTTGGTGAGCTTCCTCATGGAATCTTTGTCCGAGTACTCCGCCTTGGCGAGAAGGCCCATCAAAGGGTTCGTCGGGCGCACCACGGCGAAGAAGCGATCAAGCTCCTTGACGCGAGTAAGGCGACCCTCAAGCTCGCTCATGATTTTGTCCATCTGATCGATGTTGAGCCCCGGGGGCGTCCTCAGGAAGACGAACATCAGGTTCCGGTTTCCCTTCGGCAGGTAGTCAATCGGCGGGAAAAAATACCAAGCCAGAAACACCGAAGTCACCGTAATCGAAACGGCGATGAGAACGCGGAACACCACCCCGCGCATCAAGGTTTCGATCAGCCGCACAAACCATTCCCTGAACCAACTCCCCAGGGCATACACACCCGTCAGAGAAATAAGACGCGACAACGGAGACTCCGTATCGGTGCGGCGAAGCATGCGCGAGCTCAACATCGGCACCACCGTTACCGACACGATCAGGGACAGCCCCACCGCCACACTGATGGCGATGGCAATATCCCGGAAGAGCTGGCCCGATTCGTCCTCCACGAATATGACGGGCAAAAATACCGCCAGCGTCGTGAGCGTTGAGGCCAGCACCGCGCCCCACACCTCGACACCGCCGTCCACCGCCGCCTGCCAGCGGTCCTTGCCCATCTCCCGGTGGCGGAAGATGTTCTCCAAAACAACAATGGAGTTGTCCACCACCATGCCGACCGCGAAGGCGAGCCCGGCCAGCGAGATGATGTTGATCGATCGGCCCAGCATAAAAATAAAAATAAAAGTCGATATCACAGCAACAGGTATCGCCACCGCGACCACCACCACGCTCGACATGCTCCCGAGGAAAAGAAGCAGCACACCGATGGCCAGCGCCCCGCCGATGAAAATATTATTGACGACGAGACCGCGGGATTGAAGAATGTAATCCGTCTCGTCATAGACTTGGCGAAGCTTAATGTCCCGTCCCTGGTAGCTCCGGTTAATCTCCTTGATTGTTTCTTTCAGCTTCGTCATGACCTCCAGCGTGTTGGCGCCCGTGCGGCGCCGGATGCTGAAGGCGATGGTGGGCTTGGCCGAAACGCGCACGCGCCGGGTCACGTCTTCATAATCGAATTCGACCTTGGCGATATCGCGGAGATAAACCGCGCCGCCCGGCTGACGGGCGACAATAGTGTTGAGCAACTGCTCCAGCTGGGTGAAATTCCCCACCGTCCGGACGACATAACGGCGCTTGCCCTCGTCGATTTTTCCACCCTTGGTGTTCTGGTTTTCCCTAATCAGCACCTCGCGCAGCGTCTTCACCGTGATGCCCCGCGCGTTCATGGCCTCGTAGTCCAGGGTGATGCGAACCTCGCGGTCCTCGCCGCCGAACATGAACACCGCCCCGACGCCCGGCACGCGCTCAAGTTTCGGGCGAATCACATCGTCTCCGACGACACGAACCTCGTTGATGGGACGTTTCGTATCCACAACTATCCAGGCGATGGAATCCTCTGCATCGGAGTTCACTGCGCGGATGGTCGAGCGGTCGGCGTCGTCCGGCAGGTTGCGCACCAACCCCATTTTTTCGGAAACATCGAGGCGGGCGATATCCTTATCTGTTCCCCAATCAAACTCAAGAATGACCCGGGAGCGGCCCTCCTCACTGCGAGAGGTCATCTCGGTCAATCCCTCAACCGAGGTAAGCTTTTGCTCGACTGGCTCTGAAACCTCTTCTTCAACCTCAAGCGGAGCGGCACCATCGTATCTGGTCTCAACGGTAATTACGGGCCGGTCAATTGTGGGCTTCATCTGTACCGGAATACGCAACAAACTAATCGCGCCGAACATTACCGCAAGAATGACGCCGACCATCGTCGTCACGGGATACTTCACGCACCAACCCGGAATGTTCATCCGTTCACTCCTTGATTTTCCGACGACTTCCGGAGAAGAGACGCATCGCCCGGCACAGAGTTGCGGGCCCTGCCATGAACCATATCAAACCACCAGCGGCTTACTGGGTCAGAGAGCTTGGGGTCGCGCCGCCGCCAAGCGATATAAGCAACATATCCGGCCAGTGCTACAAGAGACACCAACCGCCCTGCTTCCGGCACAAGAGATACCCAGACGGCCACCACAATCACACCCAACGTCAGAGGGCCATCAGCCCATGAAACTGCCGGAAACCGGGTGCGCTCCCAACCAAACGGGGAGGTCAGGGCAACCCCTGAGCGATTAAAAAGATCGCTCACCGTATGGCCCAGCGCGGCGAGCAGCCATAGCCAGGCCGCATGCCAAAAATTCCAACCCAACAGAAAAAGAAACCCACCCGCGATGGTTGCACTAATTAACAACCCGGCATAACCGTGGGTGAGGGAGCGATGATAATTTTGATAACAAGGCCTGCCCGCAACCAGAAGAGCGGCGTCCCAATCAGGTGAAGTGCCCGCCACGGCGCAGAGCACAAGCTCTGCCCCCGTCGCATCCCCGCCCAACGCCAGGGCACCTACCATTACGCCAGCTCCCGCGTGAAAAACCCCGTTCATCCTTGGCTGCCTTTTTTCTTGCCGCCAGCAGCAGGTTTACCCGAGCCGGGCTTACCCGCACCGGGCCTGCCACCTCGGCGTCCTCCTTTTCCTCTTAGGCTGACAGCCATTCCGTTGCGGAGCTTTTCATTTCCCTGAACCACCACCTTCATCCCGGGCTTGACCAACCCGCCAGGAACCTCGACGAGAGAATCGACATTGCGGCCCGGCAAAAATGAAACTTCCCGGACTTTTCCTTTTTCAAAAATAAAAATCGACACACCCCTCGGGCGTATCAAAAGAGCATCCTTCGGCACCAGAACGGCCTGCTTTGAGTCGCCATACTCAAGAATTATCCGGGCGAACATACCGGTCTTGATCTCATAATTTTTCGTATTGTCGAGTTCGACTTCCACCGGAAAAGTTCGGCTTTTTGTGTCTCCCTTGGGGATGATTCGAGCAATTAACCCCGTAAACACACGCCCGGGAATCGCATCGAGCTTCACCCGTGCCGAATCTCCGACAATCACATAGGATATCTGGCGCTCGGACACAGGGGCGCGGACAAGTAGCTTCCTCGTTTCCACCACCTCGCCAACCTGCCCGCCTTTAGCCACCCATTGCCCCACCTCTACTAATTTTTCGGTCAGGAACCCGGAAAGTGGCGAGCGGATTACGGCTTTTCGTAATTTATCCTGAATGAACGCGACCTTTGCCCGCATGCGCGCCACCTCGGCATTCGCCCTGGCGACCTCCTCTTTGCGGGGCCCAATTTCGGAAATACGCAGATTACTCTGCTCTTCAATGTACTTACTTTTGCTTACCTGAAGTTTCGCCACCGCCTGGTCGTAGCTCGCTTTATCCAGGATCTTTTTACGGTAAAGGTCCTCGACCCGCTTAAACCCAAGCTCGTCCCGGTCGAGTTCGGCTTTGCGCTCCTTGAGCCGCGAGCGGTAGACCTGTATCTCCTCGGGCCTGCTTCCACTTTTCAGCCGCAGATAATCCTGCCGGGCCTTGGCCAGCTCTGCCTTTTCAATTCGAAGGTCGATTTCAAGATCTGATCTCTCGAGCGCCGCAATTACGGTCTTTCCGGCCACAACGGGATCACCCTCGCGAAGGGGAACAGATTTGACGCGCCCCTCTATCTCGCTGCTCACCCTTGATTTCCGGTAGGGATCGACGGTACCGACCACAGTGAGCTGGCTACGGACACCTCGTTCAATCACCTTTTTAACGGAAACGACCGGGGGGCGTCTTTTTCTGCCCCTCCCGCCGGGGGCAGCCAGAGCATCCACCGCAAATAAAGAGACAAGTGACGTCAGTACCACCAGGAACCTAAACTTTCGAAAATTCAAGAAATCACCCATCCTTTAGGGGCATATCCACCCTATGATCAGAAAAAACTATCGAAAACAACGCATTCCGTGTACCAAGGAAAAACGGGTGCTATCTTCCCAAACGCCCCTAAAATTCGCAACCAAAAAGAGCCGATTCAACAGGAAAGCCCCCCCCTAAAAGACAAATGGCCGCCCAGCTTCCCTTCCTGGCATTTGGTTTAATAACAACATTTTATGATATTTAATTCTGCCGCATAGAGCGAACTTTCTGATTTTCGCAATATAGATCTTGAGTCATCCTCGCCTAGGCCGCATAATGGCTTATCGGTTATCTTCCGAATACACGCCCCCACCCAGTTTCACCGTTGCCGCCTTCGAAGGTTTTTTTATTCCATGCGGATTGTTCTTGCCGGTCATAATGTCGATGTCGAAGTCCTCCGAGAATTTAGAAATAATTTTCTTGAGCCCGTTGCAAAAGAATGGACACGTGAGGGGCTCTGTAAATTAAGCAAAGAGGCGCTTGAGAAAAAAGCCAGCGCGCTGGGAAAGCAAGCGGCAGAGCTGCTCGCCCAGGACAATTTAACCCCCGAGACGATAAGCGCCGCCTATGCGCGAATCAGCCGCGATGCCCGGCCTGTAGATGAGCTTCGAGCCATAGCCCGGACCGAAGTGGAAAAAGCCCGCAAGAGCAACGACAGAATTATATTCGGATTCGGGCACAGCTCTGTCGCCGAGCATGCCGCTTTCAACATCGATGTTATCGGGGTGAGCCGATACGCCGTCGAGGAGATTCAAAAATTTCGCCTGCTCGCCTTCACCGAAAAAAGCCAGCGCTACATCCTGCTTGAAGATGACTTCGTCGTTCCCGAGGAAATCAAAAAGAGTGGGCTTGAGAACCTGTTTACATCCACTATCAAATCGCAAAATGCTTGTTATCATCGCCTCTTTGAAAAACTTCGGCCCTGGGTTTTCGAGCAGAACGCAGAGCTCGCTGTATCGAAGAAAAACCACGGCACCCTTGAGGGATGGGCAAAAGAGGACGCGCGCTACATCGTCTCCCTTGCGACCGAGGCCCAGATGGGCATGACCATCAGCGCCCGAAACCTTGAGCACGTGATTTCTCGCTGCGCCTCAAATCCCGTCGCTGAGGTTCGCGAATACGGAGAAAAACTTTTCGCGGCCATCAAGGACGTGGCGCCCTCGCTCGTGAAATACACCGATGCGAGCGAATACAACGTCAAGACAAGACAGGCGCTCGACAGCTCTGCAGAGGAAGTGTTTGCCGAGCTGGGCCACCTTTCGCCCTCGCCGCCAGCACATACAGAAAGAGATGTATCCCTGGTAGACGCGACACCGGAGGCAGATATTCTCCTCGCAACTGCGCTGCTTCACTCGGCCTCCTCGCGCACGATTGAAGAGTGCCGCTCGGCGGCGCGCGCGATGGGCGAGGAGGAGCGGACCAGGTTCATCGCCGAGACTTTCCGCCACATGAAAGGGCACGACTCGGTGCTCAGAGAATTTGAGAACGTCCGGTGCGTTTTCGAGATTACCTTGTCGGCGGCCTGCTTCGGCCAACTCAAGCGGCACCGCATGGCCACGATGAACACCCAACCCTACGACCCCGCGCTGGGCGTAACGACGCCCTTGGCCATTACCGCCGCCGGCGCCGAGGGGGATTTCATGGGTGTCGTTGAAGAAACGAACGCCGCTTTTAACAAAATCGCGGAGCGGGCGCCGCTGGCCGCGCCCTATGTTCTCACAAACGCCCACCGGCGACGGGTGCTTTTCACCGCGAACGCCCGGGAGCTTTATCACATCTCGCGCCTGCGGGAGGACCCGCATGCGCAGTGGGACGTCCGCGAAATTTCGGCGTCCATGCTCCGGCTGGCGAAAAAAGAAATGCCCGCCACCATGCAGTTCGCCGTCGGCAAGCATCTGGTCGAGGAAACGCATGAGCGGCTATTTCCGGACATACCCCGGGAAGTCGCCGCCACGTAAATATAAATACCCCTGCCGCCCCCCCCCCGCCGTACCACAGTTGGCATTTTCAAAACCCGCAATATCTCACCTCAAGTTTTCGGCTCTTGAATATACGCTCCGGCACGGGCCGGCCTTTTTGTCATATTGGCGCGGGAGAAAGGAGAACTTTCTGCGCTTCCATTTCGTCTGATATGTCATGAGGGCACGAATTGACGATTGCCCTCCTGGTTGCCGCTAAATGGGAGTGTTTGAAATGTACCTGGATTTTGCGTTACTCGGGTTGGTTGTCGTTTCGTTTTCCGTGGCGTTTTATTTCGTCAAGTGGGGCGGGGATTCGAACACCCACGTAGACAGTTCAGATTCGTGGAGATTTACCGATCTGGGCGGGGGAGGCGTGTGAACCGCATCGCGCTCAATAATGCGCCTACCGGGCGCTGCGGTCATATGTGCCCTTTTCTCCCCCAACATTCCAGATAATTTACTTTTATAAACGCGCCAAAATCAGCAGGATCCGACCTTTTTGTCATTTTGACGCGGAGGCGGGAGAGAATTTTGCCGCCAAACTTTGGTTCTAGTTTGTACGAGGGGATAAGTTGACAGCAGCTCTTTTAATGCCGCCAATTGAAGGAGCCTTTTATGTACTGGGATTTTATCTTGCTAGGTTTGGCGATTCTCTCCTTTTTGGTCACATTTTATTTCGTGAGGTGGGGCGGGGATTCAAATATTCACATGGATAATTCAGATTCCTGGATATTCACAGAACTGGGCGGGGGGGTCTGATTTCTCTACCCACTTAGGCATCGCCGCCGAGTGGGGCGTTGCATGGCAATTCAAAAATAACAGGCCTGCGCTCAAGCGGCTTGAGGCCGCCCCTGGGTAATGCGCCCGGGCCTCCCGCCGGGGTTAAATTCGAAAGTCCATATCAGCTCCTATCGATATCTGAATAAAATACAATTACTTACAATCAAACGGTCAGCTTTGTTAGAATGCACCTCCTGGGGAGTTCAAGCTTCCCTGTTAGACTGCGCCTAACTCAATGGAGGCAGGGGAGAGAGCGTGTACTTAAGATTCCTGGGCGATTGGAATTTTCTCAACTGGTGGTGGTGGAAACCAATCATCGAGCCCATCGTAGGGCTTCTGTGGTTTTTATCGTTCATTGCGGTCGGGGCGATTATCTACGCATACATCAGCAGTCAAACCCGGATGCGCGACTACCGGGAAATGGTTCTGACCCCCGATGAGAGAGACTTCGATCTGCCCGACGATGAGGCGGAATATGGCGCATATATGGACCAATATTTCCCCGATGTTTTTGAGGATGAAATCCTCGAGATGGAAGAAATCCTCGACACCGTTATTCGCGAGGACATCCATCCCGAAATGGCGCAGGAGATAGAGCAAAGAGGCATCCCGGTTCATCTGATGGCCTTGCCCGCACCCGGCGTGGTGAAAGACGTTGGGAGCATTCCGCTGGCCGTATGGATTCCCGCGATGGGGGCAATAGAAATTTATGCCGCGCCAATGAAAATGCATTGTGGCGGAGATAGAAGCGCCTACCGGGTATATATGGGAAACCTGCTTCTTCATGAGATGGCCCACGCCCTGGGGCTGGATGAGCCAAAAATAAAGGATTTTGGGGTTTAACGAGCCCCCTAGGATTACGACGGTCAACTCATGCTCAGCAAATACTTGTTTTGGAAATAATGTGTTTTACATATTTTTGATATGCTCCTGTTTCATTGAATCGTTAATCTAGGACTCTTATCGATGCGGAAAGTTCGATGACTTGCCTAGGGAAATTTTCCATTTTTATCGACGCTCTTAATGAGCGGGTAGGCCGAGCTACCTCCTATTGTACCTTCTTCATGGTCATCATTACGGTGATCGATGTTCTTCTGCGCTACCTTTTCAGGGCCGGTTCAGTCGGCGTACAAGAACTTGAATGGCATCTTTTCGGATTCGTTTTTCTGCTCGGAGCCGCCTACACACTACTTAAAGACGAACACGTTCGGGTGGATATTTTTTACGCCCGAAGGAACAAGCGGGGGCGAGCCTGGGTAAACCTTATCGGCTCGATAATTTTCTGTTTGCCGGTAAGCTTCGTCATCATATGGACCTCACTCCCCTTTGTCTTGAGTTCGTGGCAATTCCTGGAGGGCTCGCCTGATCCGGGAGGGCTACCCGCTCGCTACATTCTAAAATCGGCAATTCCCGTTGGATTTTTCCTCGTCGCCCTCCAGAGTATCTCGATCGCCATCAAATCCCTGGAAGTAATTCTAACCGTGGAACAGACGGATAAAACCATAGCGAGCGCCGACTAATGGAAGATCAGATTGCCTTTTATCTTCCCCTGTTAATGTTCGGGACACTTCTTCCGCTTCTCATGCTGGGATTTCCGGTGGCCTTCACGCTCGGGGCCGTAGGCCTTCTTTTCGGGTTAATCGGAGCCGGAATGGAACTGCTCTCCTGGAGCGATTTCAATTTCCTGCCGCTTCGTATTTGGGGAATCGCTACTAATTTCACCCTGCTCGCCGTCCCCCTATTCGTGTTCATGGGGGTGATGCTTGAAAGAAGCGGCTTGGCCGAGGATTTACTCGAAACGACAGGCCTTGTATTCGGCAAGATTCGGGGTGGCCTCGCCATGTCGGTCGTGGTGGTCGGCATGCTCCTCGCCGCCTCGACGGGCATCGTCGGCGCCACGGTCGTAACGATGGGGATTCTCGCACTTCCCACCATGCTCCGCCGTGGATATTCACCCGAAGTCGCCACGGGCACGATTGCGGCTTCGGGAACTTTGGGCCAAATCATCCCCCCTTCGATTATCCTGGTTCTCCTCGGGGATATTATGGACGTTCCCATCGGCTCGATGTTCGTCGGTGCGGTTATACCGGGGCTTGTTCTCGTCGCCTTCTATCTTCTCTGGATCGGGGGAGTCGCATGGCTAAGGCCGGATCTCGCTCCGGCAATTCCCGCAGAGGAAAGGGACAGCGTCAGCTCCTCAGAACTGAGGCAACGAGTATTTCGTGCACTGCTCCCCCCACTGTTGTTAATTGTGCTCGTGCTAGGGAGTATTTTTGGCGGCGTCGCATCTCCCACGGAAGCGGCCGCCATGGGCTCATTCGGCGCCATTATTCTCACCTTAACCAGCGGAAAATTTACGGTTCAGATTCTTCGCGAGGTCATGCTCTCGGCACTGACGATAACCTGCATGGTATTCGTAATTCTGGTGGGGGCCACTTTCTTTGGGTTGGTATTTCGTCTTTTGGGTGGAGATGAAATTGTATCGGACATCATAAAATCGATTCCCTATGGACAAAACGGCGTACTGATTGTGGTCATGGCGTTGTTTTTTGTTTTAGGTTTCGTTCTGGATTTCATAGAAATCACTTTCATTATCGTGCCTATCATGAAACCAATCGTGAAAGAACTTGCGATTGATCCGCTCTGGTTCTCTATACTGATTGCGATAAATCTCCAGACTTCCTTTCTCACACCGCCATTCGGATTTTCCTTGTTCTACCTGAAGGGAGTCGTGCCACCGAACGTCACAACAATGCACATCTACCGAGGGGTAGCGCCGTTCGTGGTCATCCAGATTATCGGTCTGATTGTGGCTTTTATCTTCCCCGAAACAGTCACTTGGCTTCCCAAGGCCATCGGTTGGTAGGCCCCCGCTTAATAGAAACGAAAAAAGCCCCCTCCAAGGAGGGGGCTTTCCCGTAATAAAATCTTTTTAACGCATTACGCTCCCACTACCGCTCGAGCAGAGAGATAGGCCGCATCTGCAATTTTCGCGACACCATCAACGTTCTTCTGGAAAGTTTGGTAATCCTTGAGCACCTTGGCACTCGCTTTGTCCTTGCCCGAAAGGTCAGCATACACATCCTGAGACGCTTTATAGAACCCCTTCAGAAGCTCATCGGACCAGCGGCGGAGTTTAACACCATGCTTGGTTACCAGTTCATTAAGCGCCGAGCCATTGGCTGAATCAAAACGCCCCAGCGTCCAAAGATTTGCCTCGGCTGCTGCAACACGCAGAGCAACCTGATAATCCTTGGGCAGCTTTTCATGTGCTTTGATGTTGACCGGCATTTCGAGAACCGTTCCTGGCTCATGCCAACCAGGGTAATAGTAGAACTTAGCCGCCTGATGAAGACCCTTCAATTTATCGTGGAAAGGACCTATCCATTCCGTGCCATCAATAGTGCCGCGCTCAAGCGCAGTAAACACCTCAACACCTGGAAGCAGGACCACGTTCGCTCCCATTCGGGCAATTGCCTTTCCGCCCAGACCCGGGATGCGCATTTTCAAGCCCTTGAACTGCGCCACCGTAGTAATCTCTTTTTTAAGCCAGCCGCCCATCTGGATTCCAGTGTTTCCTGCTGGTAAAGAAAAAATCCCGAAAGGCTTATAAACCTCATCCCAGAGTTTTTGGCCGTTGCCGTTAGTGAGCCAGGCGTTAACCTGCTGGGGATTCATCCCCCATGGAACGGCGGCAAAAAACTGCGCGGCCGGCACCTTGCCAGCCCAGTAGTAAGAAGCGCTGTGCCCCAGCTCGGCGGTACCTTTTGTGACGGCATCGAAAATCCCGAGAGCGGGAACAAGCTGACCTGCACCATAAATTTTAATCTGAAATTTACCGCTGGTAAGCTCTTTAACGCGGCGAGATATTAGCGCGGCGGCCTCGCCCACACCTGGCGCCCCAGGGCCCCATGTCGTTACCATCTTCCAGCGAACCCGTTTTTGTGCGTGCACCGCAGGCGGCGCAGAGGCATGGATAATACCCGCGACGCCAGCAAGACCTGCTCCTGTGATAAATTTTCTTCTGTCCATAGCGAACCTCTCCTTGTGAGTTGCGGCTCATTGCGTTCACGCCCGGTAAGGAGAAAACCCAATACTCCTCCCGGCTTCTTGGGTAAAACTAATTTCTATTAAGGTGAATAAGAATAGTATCAATCCCACACAGGGGAGGACAAGCAAAATATATTGGGGTAAATCGCCTTTAAATCAGCGATTTTAAAACGGCCAAACACATGCAATGGTCTTTTAAATGCCTGAAAAGTGGGCCGCGAAGGCCTGAGAAATCATCTTGTCAGGGTCGGGGGTCGTTGGGCCTTATCTTCTGAAAAGGAGAGGGAGGGGGAGTGATTAACACTTGTGCAGCGCTTGATCAGCACGCTCTAAAACTCGGGTGGCATCGTCGGTTTCGGGGTCGAATTCGGATATGCCGATTGCACAAGAAACGGGGATTTTTTGTCCGTTTGCGTCATCGATCTTCATATCGGCAATTTTCGAGAGAATTCTATTTTTGAGCACTTGAGCACCGTCGCTTTTCGTTCCGGGCAAGAGGATAGAGAACATGCTTCGCTCGTGGCGGGCAGCGACATCCGTGTCGCGGATCATATCTTCTATCAACCGCGCCGTTTGGATGAGGAGTTCATTCGCCATCTCCTCCCCATGCGTACTGTGAACCTCCCGAAAATATTTCAGCTCAAGAACAAGCACGCACAAGTC encodes the following:
- a CDS encoding efflux RND transporter permease subunit, with the protein product MNIPGWCVKYPVTTMVGVILAVMFGAISLLRIPVQMKPTIDRPVITVETRYDGAAPLEVEEEVSEPVEQKLTSVEGLTEMTSRSEEGRSRVILEFDWGTDKDIARLDVSEKMGLVRNLPDDADRSTIRAVNSDAEDSIAWIVVDTKRPINEVRVVGDDVIRPKLERVPGVGAVFMFGGEDREVRITLDYEAMNARGITVKTLREVLIRENQNTKGGKIDEGKRRYVVRTVGNFTQLEQLLNTIVARQPGGAVYLRDIAKVEFDYEDVTRRVRVSAKPTIAFSIRRRTGANTLEVMTKLKETIKEINRSYQGRDIKLRQVYDETDYILQSRGLVVNNIFIGGALAIGVLLLFLGSMSSVVVVAVAIPVAVISTFIFIFMLGRSINIISLAGLAFAVGMVVDNSIVVLENIFRHREMGKDRWQAAVDGGVEVWGAVLASTLTTLAVFLPVIFVEDESGQLFRDIAIAISVAVGLSLIVSVTVVPMLSSRMLRRTDTESPLSRLISLTGVYALGSWFREWFVRLIETLMRGVVFRVLIAVSITVTSVFLAWYFFPPIDYLPKGNRNLMFVFLRTPPGLNIDQMDKIMSELEGRLTRVKELDRFFAVVRPTNPLMGLLAKAEYSDKDSMRKLTKKLFGLVQGIPGIRAFVTQVSLFRRRGSGFIGGINLNVDVTGDSLEEIQRIAGEVAEKARRLPGVRFANSSFDLGNPELQIHVDREKAADLGLSVTELGDIVETLVNGTRAGLFRDQGKELDIVLRGSQTRFTRTQELSQITLYTPDGRSVQLSEIAEIRQALGPTKIEHIDRYRSVTLTVNLADELPLQIAIERMRREVIDPIRAKLPLGYSVEVGGRAKDLERTWNALKWSFLLALVITYLLMAALFEAWSYPLIIMFSVPLASTGGVLAVSLMNYIEPSIKMDTLVMLGFIILTGIVVNNAILLVHQALNHFRSGMEMRTAILESVRDRMRPIFMTMTTTVLGMLPLVVSSGSGSELYRGLGAAVLGGLATSTIFTLILIPVIFSLWVDFQEKIMPARFNTGLRGGENGHSGEASWGTGAASGASVGQTFPENRP
- a CDS encoding metal-dependent hydrolase; amino-acid sequence: MVGALALGGDATGAELVLCAVAGTSPDWDAALLVAGRPCYQNYHRSLTHGYAGLLISATIAGGFLFLLGWNFWHAAWLWLLAALGHTVSDLFNRSGVALTSPFGWERTRFPAVSWADGPLTLGVIVVAVWVSLVPEAGRLVSLVALAGYVAYIAWRRRDPKLSDPVSRWWFDMVHGRARNSVPGDASLLRKSSENQGVNG
- a CDS encoding FAD-dependent thymidylate synthase, yielding MRIVLAGHNVDVEVLREFRNNFLEPVAKEWTREGLCKLSKEALEKKASALGKQAAELLAQDNLTPETISAAYARISRDARPVDELRAIARTEVEKARKSNDRIIFGFGHSSVAEHAAFNIDVIGVSRYAVEEIQKFRLLAFTEKSQRYILLEDDFVVPEEIKKSGLENLFTSTIKSQNACYHRLFEKLRPWVFEQNAELAVSKKNHGTLEGWAKEDARYIVSLATEAQMGMTISARNLEHVISRCASNPVAEVREYGEKLFAAIKDVAPSLVKYTDASEYNVKTRQALDSSAEEVFAELGHLSPSPPAHTERDVSLVDATPEADILLATALLHSASSRTIEECRSAARAMGEEERTRFIAETFRHMKGHDSVLREFENVRCVFEITLSAACFGQLKRHRMATMNTQPYDPALGVTTPLAITAAGAEGDFMGVVEETNAAFNKIAERAPLAAPYVLTNAHRRRVLFTANARELYHISRLREDPHAQWDVREISASMLRLAKKEMPATMQFAVGKHLVEETHERLFPDIPREVAAT
- a CDS encoding efflux RND transporter periplasmic adaptor subunit, with the translated sequence MNFRKFRFLVVLTSLVSLFAVDALAAPGGRGRKRRPPVVSVKKVIERGVRSQLTVVGTVDPYRKSRVSSEIEGRVKSVPLREGDPVVAGKTVIAALERSDLEIDLRIEKAELAKARQDYLRLKSGSRPEEIQVYRSRLKERKAELDRDELGFKRVEDLYRKKILDKASYDQAVAKLQVSKSKYIEEQSNLRISEIGPRKEEVARANAEVARMRAKVAFIQDKLRKAVIRSPLSGFLTEKLVEVGQWVAKGGQVGEVVETRKLLVRAPVSERQISYVIVGDSARVKLDAIPGRVFTGLIARIIPKGDTKSRTFPVEVELDNTKNYEIKTGMFARIILEYGDSKQAVLVPKDALLIRPRGVSIFIFEKGKVREVSFLPGRNVDSLVEVPGGLVKPGMKVVVQGNEKLRNGMAVSLRGKGGRRGGRPGAGKPGSGKPAAGGKKKGSQG
- a CDS encoding TRAP transporter large permease subunit, giving the protein MEDQIAFYLPLLMFGTLLPLLMLGFPVAFTLGAVGLLFGLIGAGMELLSWSDFNFLPLRIWGIATNFTLLAVPLFVFMGVMLERSGLAEDLLETTGLVFGKIRGGLAMSVVVVGMLLAASTGIVGATVVTMGILALPTMLRRGYSPEVATGTIAASGTLGQIIPPSIILVLLGDIMDVPIGSMFVGAVIPGLVLVAFYLLWIGGVAWLRPDLAPAIPAEERDSVSSSELRQRVFRALLPPLLLIVLVLGSIFGGVASPTEAAAMGSFGAIILTLTSGKFTVQILREVMLSALTITCMVFVILVGATFFGLVFRLLGGDEIVSDIIKSIPYGQNGVLIVVMALFFVLGFVLDFIEITFIIVPIMKPIVKELAIDPLWFSILIAINLQTSFLTPPFGFSLFYLKGVVPPNVTTMHIYRGVAPFVVIQIIGLIVAFIFPETVTWLPKAIGW
- a CDS encoding TRAP transporter small permease subunit; translation: MTCLGKFSIFIDALNERVGRATSYCTFFMVIITVIDVLLRYLFRAGSVGVQELEWHLFGFVFLLGAAYTLLKDEHVRVDIFYARRNKRGRAWVNLIGSIIFCLPVSFVIIWTSLPFVLSSWQFLEGSPDPGGLPARYILKSAIPVGFFLVALQSISIAIKSLEVILTVEQTDKTIASAD